From Desulfuromonas soudanensis, the proteins below share one genomic window:
- a CDS encoding ATP-binding protein, whose amino-acid sequence MPVLVAPLRFVLLLLLASLFHPGPSAAAVTPKSREILILHSYHPGFPWTDEVMQGMQEVLANSEESINFHVEYLDTKRQPDPEYFTHVLDAILHYKLENSYFDLVLVSDNEALNFVIDHKTDLFPKTPVVFCGIEKKLPEVPGDGAVVTGVVEQPDYPALLETIVTLQPQTREVVVISSHRDLTGRLEAEMLQEAALPFAGMLEFTTWSNIPAEELAVRLRKLKDGQVVFINGPLIDGSGKLLSFAAKNRVLTANSPVAIYSPWDICLGHGIIGGQLGSPRQQGQLAAGLALQILAGNPPPPGYVLIPEKAVPVFDYQQLEKFNIPQSRLPKGSRLINGPLGFETLPAKIIGTILGGFAAALAVILFLVNNILQRRKAERRLRKSEEQYKNLNQQFQIILDGIPDGLTLISREMKVLWSNKGAGSSYFNKRLGSVPGEYCCKLLYNRAALCDNCPAIQSFQSGQAEEATITTPDNRSLEVKAFPVHDETGEVINVIMLASDITEKSRLRGEAILNSRLASLGELAAGIAHEINNPTALIILNAELVQKSCAAAAPILQEHFRRNGDFPLGALSYSEMHHELPHLFSEMLESAGRIKNIVHDLKDFARHETAGLDDGVDLNEVVQASLRLVGNTIRNATHNFSADYGEGMPVLRGSFQRIEQVVINLVVNACQSLAGKEAGVHLRTYYDSEKNVNCLRIRDEGVGIKPDILPHITEPFFTTKRDQGGTGLGLSVTARIVQDHGGTLDFHSPQGGGTTVLLALPVRPQEGA is encoded by the coding sequence ATGCCCGTTCTCGTAGCGCCACTCCGGTTCGTTCTCCTCCTTTTATTGGCATCCCTGTTCCATCCCGGGCCGTCGGCGGCCGCTGTGACGCCAAAAAGCAGGGAAATCCTGATCCTGCATTCCTATCACCCCGGCTTCCCCTGGACCGATGAGGTCATGCAGGGGATGCAGGAGGTGCTCGCCAATTCCGAGGAATCGATCAATTTCCATGTGGAATATCTCGACACCAAACGTCAGCCGGATCCCGAATATTTTACCCACGTCCTCGACGCCATCCTGCACTACAAACTGGAAAACAGTTATTTTGACCTGGTGCTCGTTTCCGACAACGAGGCGTTGAATTTTGTCATCGACCATAAGACGGACCTTTTCCCAAAAACACCGGTCGTCTTCTGCGGCATCGAGAAAAAGCTTCCCGAAGTTCCTGGTGATGGCGCCGTCGTCACCGGCGTTGTCGAACAACCGGACTACCCGGCGCTGCTGGAAACGATCGTCACCCTTCAGCCGCAGACCCGTGAAGTTGTGGTGATAAGCAGCCATCGCGATCTGACCGGGCGCCTCGAAGCCGAGATGCTTCAGGAGGCGGCTCTCCCTTTTGCCGGGATGCTGGAGTTCACCACCTGGAGCAATATCCCGGCGGAAGAACTTGCGGTAAGACTCAGGAAACTCAAAGACGGACAGGTCGTCTTTATCAACGGTCCGCTGATTGACGGATCCGGCAAGCTCCTCTCCTTTGCCGCCAAAAACAGGGTTCTGACCGCGAACAGTCCGGTGGCAATTTACAGCCCCTGGGATATCTGCCTCGGCCACGGGATCATCGGCGGGCAACTCGGCAGCCCCCGGCAGCAGGGTCAGCTTGCCGCCGGTCTCGCCCTGCAAATCCTGGCCGGGAATCCCCCCCCGCCGGGATATGTCCTGATTCCGGAGAAGGCGGTCCCTGTTTTCGATTACCAGCAGCTGGAAAAGTTTAACATTCCCCAGTCGCGCTTGCCGAAGGGGTCGAGGCTCATCAACGGGCCCCTCGGTTTCGAAACCCTGCCGGCAAAAATCATCGGCACCATCCTCGGCGGTTTTGCCGCCGCCCTGGCCGTCATCCTCTTTTTGGTCAACAATATTCTGCAGAGACGCAAGGCGGAGCGCCGCCTGCGGAAAAGCGAGGAGCAATACAAAAATCTCAATCAACAATTCCAGATCATTCTCGATGGCATCCCCGACGGCCTGACCCTGATCTCGCGGGAGATGAAGGTTCTCTGGTCCAACAAGGGGGCCGGATCAAGCTATTTCAACAAGCGTCTCGGCTCCGTCCCGGGAGAATACTGCTGCAAGCTCCTCTATAATCGCGCCGCCCTATGCGACAACTGTCCGGCGATACAGTCGTTCCAAAGCGGTCAGGCCGAAGAGGCGACGATCACCACGCCGGACAACAGAAGTCTCGAGGTCAAGGCCTTCCCGGTTCACGACGAGACCGGCGAAGTGATCAACGTCATTATGCTGGCCAGCGACATCACCGAAAAGAGCCGCCTGAGGGGGGAGGCGATACTCAACAGTCGCCTGGCTTCGCTGGGGGAACTGGCGGCGGGGATTGCCCACGAAATCAACAATCCCACCGCTCTGATCATCCTCAACGCCGAACTGGTTCAGAAGTCCTGTGCCGCTGCCGCGCCGATACTCCAGGAGCACTTCCGGCGCAACGGAGATTTTCCCCTCGGCGCGCTGAGCTATTCGGAGATGCACCATGAACTCCCCCACCTCTTCAGCGAGATGCTCGAAAGCGCCGGCCGCATCAAAAACATTGTCCACGATCTCAAGGATTTCGCCCGTCACGAGACCGCCGGACTCGATGACGGGGTCGATCTCAATGAAGTCGTCCAGGCCTCCCTGCGTCTGGTCGGCAACACGATCAGGAATGCGACCCACAATTTTAGCGCCGATTACGGCGAGGGGATGCCGGTGCTGCGGGGGAGCTTTCAACGCATCGAACAGGTTGTGATCAACCTGGTCGTCAACGCCTGTCAATCCTTGGCCGGCAAAGAGGCCGGGGTGCATCTGCGCACCTATTACGACAGCGAAAAAAACGTCAACTGCCTGCGGATCCGCGATGAGGGGGTCGGCATTAAACCCGATATCCTCCCTCACATTACCGAGCCGTTCTTCACCACCAAGCGGGACCAGGGGGGGACGGGGCTCGGCCTGTCGGTTACGGCCCGGATCGTCCAGGATCATGGAGGCACCCTCGACTTCCATTCACCTCAGGGAGGGGGAACGACCGTCCTTCTGGCCCTCCCGGTACGGCCACAGGAGGGAGCATGA
- a CDS encoding sigma-54-dependent transcriptional regulator yields the protein MTCEPLYPALPLLLIDDEQPWLRSLSLTLKEMAGISNVIKCHESRDVMALLARQDVSMILLDLTMPHLSGEDLLPMIHQDYPHIPVIILSGMNQVETAVRCMHQGAFDYYVKTVEKERLLTAIQRAFTLRELQDENLRLKRRFLDPLEKPEVFHRFQTRSHKMRALFQYVEAIARTSEPVLITGESGVGKELFADAIHQTHCPDGPLVAVNVAGLDDAHFSDTLFGHLRGAFTNAEKDRPGMIEKAAGGSLFLDEIGDLNPSSQVKLLRLLQEGEYFALGSDTPRKARCSFIFATNQNLEINQQQGTFRKDLYYRLKAHHLEIPPLRERKEDLPLLLETFLAEGAKNFGKPQPAVPKELPGLLAGYHFPGNVRELRAMVFNAIGQHKSSSLSLELFKRLVAPEGEGKSSGNPSSHFLTFPDRLPTLEEVGRQVVAEALRRAEGNISAAADLLGITRQGLSKRIKKYSSEGQAP from the coding sequence ATGACTTGCGAACCGCTCTATCCGGCTCTGCCCCTGCTGCTGATTGACGACGAGCAGCCCTGGCTGCGCAGCCTGAGCCTGACACTCAAGGAGATGGCCGGGATCAGCAATGTGATCAAGTGCCACGAAAGCAGAGACGTCATGGCCCTGCTGGCCCGTCAGGATGTCAGCATGATATTGCTGGACCTGACCATGCCCCACCTCTCGGGTGAGGACCTGTTGCCGATGATCCATCAGGATTACCCCCACATTCCGGTCATTATTCTCAGCGGCATGAACCAGGTCGAGACGGCGGTGCGCTGCATGCATCAGGGGGCTTTCGATTATTATGTGAAAACAGTCGAAAAGGAACGCCTGCTCACCGCGATTCAACGGGCGTTTACCCTGCGGGAACTGCAGGATGAAAATCTGCGTCTCAAACGCCGGTTTCTCGACCCCCTGGAAAAACCTGAAGTATTTCATCGTTTCCAGACCCGCAGCCACAAGATGCGCGCCCTCTTTCAATATGTCGAAGCGATTGCCCGAACCAGCGAGCCGGTGCTGATCACCGGCGAAAGTGGCGTCGGCAAGGAGTTGTTCGCCGACGCCATCCATCAAACCCACTGCCCCGATGGCCCCCTGGTTGCCGTGAACGTGGCCGGACTCGATGACGCCCATTTCAGCGACACCCTCTTCGGCCACCTGCGCGGCGCCTTTACCAACGCCGAGAAGGACCGCCCCGGGATGATCGAAAAGGCGGCCGGGGGGAGCCTGTTCCTCGATGAAATCGGCGATCTCAACCCGTCGTCCCAGGTCAAACTGTTGCGCCTCCTCCAGGAAGGGGAGTATTTCGCACTCGGCAGCGACACGCCGCGGAAGGCCAGGTGTTCATTCATCTTCGCCACAAATCAAAATCTCGAAATCAATCAGCAGCAGGGGACCTTTCGCAAGGATCTTTATTATCGTCTCAAGGCCCATCACCTTGAAATCCCCCCCCTGCGGGAGCGCAAGGAGGATCTGCCGCTGTTGCTCGAAACGTTCCTTGCCGAAGGGGCCAAAAATTTCGGGAAACCGCAACCTGCCGTACCGAAGGAGTTGCCAGGACTCCTGGCCGGCTACCATTTCCCCGGGAATGTGCGGGAGTTAAGGGCGATGGTGTTTAATGCCATCGGTCAGCATAAGTCCAGCAGTCTCTCCCTTGAACTTTTTAAGCGCCTCGTTGCTCCGGAGGGGGAGGGAAAATCTTCGGGAAATCCCTCCAGCCATTTTCTCACCTTTCCGGACAGGCTGCCGACCCTCGAAGAGGTCGGGAGGCAAGTCGTCGCCGAAGCGCTGCGGCGTGCTGAAGGAAATATCTCCGCGGCCGCCGATCTTCTCGGCATCACCCGCCAGGGTCTGAGTAAACGAATAAAAAAATACAGTTCGGAAGGTCAAGCCCCCTGA
- a CDS encoding choice-of-anchor F family protein — MRKRMRWTAVVWALVAVAASAGLSQAAVVTSWDTSAVTPGIPTNVANPAFVFDQYNYIPEGSLVDPNTGAVATGGFMPSGYALYAGGAQYFTNGAMTWKERDTQGPGLSIVNDDDITGENCIMSAGWNPDSTPYATTMSDWWGVDLKQCSDPFQSSKRFKVVSTVLDGPVNLTFNVTDNGQEDIYRILQKYGNQTGQRITGYTTQLGFVDAGGNFTEALPGQGLAFSLKNGKKFSNVTPTLSSLANQGELDSLMAHGLFGAPDKHHPTAGYFNPYVRATFGLSAGETHIVTTGLSQVHRDLFGEWLPVGHMKGGYYFDMDGIIYTDNALMASCDGAFSEEAALAGAPNAGCNGTWVTYRESLVPTLNADGTWTIPPSVGTDIRQPIPVDAATLAAWEADPLWAPADIDDLANVNINEFIVIGNANNWPTSDGNGNAQFTLRLTPTFDAAVAQTEPGAAGPADFIE; from the coding sequence ATGAGAAAAAGGATGAGATGGACTGCTGTTGTCTGGGCCCTGGTGGCCGTCGCTGCATCCGCCGGACTCTCCCAGGCGGCGGTGGTTACTAGCTGGGACACTTCTGCGGTCACCCCGGGGATTCCGACCAACGTGGCGAACCCGGCCTTTGTCTTCGACCAGTACAACTACATTCCGGAAGGATCTCTCGTCGATCCCAACACCGGGGCCGTGGCCACCGGCGGGTTCATGCCGAGCGGCTATGCCCTGTACGCCGGCGGTGCCCAGTACTTCACCAACGGGGCCATGACCTGGAAGGAGCGCGACACCCAGGGTCCGGGCCTGAGCATCGTCAACGACGACGACATCACCGGCGAAAACTGCATCATGTCTGCCGGCTGGAATCCCGACTCGACCCCCTACGCCACCACCATGAGCGACTGGTGGGGAGTCGACCTCAAGCAGTGTTCCGACCCCTTCCAGTCCAGCAAGCGGTTCAAGGTGGTCAGCACCGTCCTTGACGGTCCGGTCAACCTGACCTTCAACGTCACCGACAATGGCCAGGAAGACATTTATCGCATCCTGCAGAAATACGGCAACCAGACCGGCCAGCGCATCACCGGCTACACCACCCAGCTCGGCTTCGTCGACGCCGGGGGGAATTTCACCGAGGCCCTTCCCGGCCAGGGGCTGGCCTTCAGCCTTAAAAACGGCAAAAAGTTCTCCAACGTCACCCCGACCCTCAGCTCCCTGGCCAACCAGGGAGAACTCGACTCGCTGATGGCTCACGGTCTCTTCGGCGCTCCTGACAAGCATCACCCCACGGCCGGTTACTTCAACCCCTACGTCCGCGCCACCTTCGGTCTTTCCGCCGGCGAAACCCATATCGTCACCACAGGCCTGAGCCAGGTCCACCGCGACCTCTTCGGCGAGTGGCTCCCTGTCGGACACATGAAGGGCGGCTACTACTTCGATATGGATGGAATCATCTACACCGACAACGCTCTGATGGCCAGCTGCGACGGAGCCTTCAGTGAAGAAGCCGCTCTCGCCGGTGCGCCCAATGCCGGCTGCAACGGCACCTGGGTGACCTATCGCGAGTCGCTCGTTCCCACCCTCAACGCCGACGGCACCTGGACCATCCCCCCCTCGGTGGGTACCGACATCCGCCAGCCGATTCCCGTCGACGCCGCCACTCTGGCCGCCTGGGAAGCCGATCCCCTCTGGGCTCCCGCCGACATCGACGATCTGGCCAACGTCAACATCAACGAGTTCATCGTCATCGGAAACGCCAACAACTGGCCGACCAGCGATGGCAACGGCAATGCCCAATTCACGCTGCGCCTGACTCCGACCTTCGATGCCGCTGTGGCCCAGACCGAGCCCGGCGCTGCCGGCCCCGCCGATTTCATCGAATGA
- a CDS encoding cold-shock protein, translating to MAEGKVKWFNDAKGFGFIEQDNGPDVFVHFSEVQGEGFKSLVEGDRVTFEVTQGQKGPQASNVRKI from the coding sequence ATGGCAGAGGGTAAGGTCAAGTGGTTCAACGACGCGAAAGGTTTCGGTTTCATCGAGCAGGACAATGGACCGGATGTTTTTGTTCATTTTTCTGAAGTGCAGGGCGAGGGTTTCAAATCTCTGGTCGAAGGTGACCGCGTGACCTTTGAGGTCACCCAGGGTCAAAAAGGACCCCAGGCGTCCAACGTCCGGAAAATATAG
- a CDS encoding DUF4398 domain-containing protein has translation MRTLSWFHLLLLSLVALSLVGCAANFPPPTQNLALSEAAINQAEASGAVEFAPVEMRLAREKLTEARAALAREENKKALQWAEQAEVDAQLAEAKARTAKAQKTVAELQESIQILKMEIERKAKP, from the coding sequence ATGCGTACACTGTCCTGGTTCCACCTGCTTTTATTGTCCCTCGTCGCTCTGTCACTCGTCGGTTGTGCGGCCAATTTCCCGCCGCCGACCCAGAATCTGGCCCTTTCGGAGGCGGCCATTAACCAGGCCGAAGCGTCCGGAGCCGTTGAGTTCGCCCCCGTGGAAATGCGCCTGGCCCGGGAAAAGCTGACCGAAGCCCGGGCGGCACTGGCGAGGGAAGAGAACAAAAAGGCCCTGCAATGGGCCGAACAGGCCGAAGTTGACGCTCAGTTGGCCGAAGCCAAGGCGCGGACCGCCAAGGCCCAGAAGACCGTTGCCGAACTGCAGGAGAGTATCCAGATCCTTAAGATGGAAATCGAACGCAAGGCCAAGCCTTGA
- a CDS encoding OmpA family protein, protein MNRTSRFVFSLALTGLACVVLAGCAAPMKNADLENAQSSFAAAKMDPVVVKNAPLGLQTAETSLQTAESLWKADAEPADVSHHAYLALQRTAIARETALQKLAEERIEAASSDRAKVLLEARTSEAELAERRARESAMEAREATQSAELARQEAQKQTALLAVKTTEAEQAAAEMRAAEMRAKELEAEVAQLQAIKSDRGLVITLGDVLFDTGKAELKGGAVVTVSKIADFMKTYPKRKLLVEGFTDSVGSDAFNLDLSERRANTVRAALIAAGVEAERIAVRGYGESFPVANNETAVGRQLNRRVEVIISDDDGIIKERR, encoded by the coding sequence ATGAATCGCACCAGTCGATTTGTTTTTTCCCTGGCTCTTACCGGGCTGGCCTGTGTCGTTCTGGCCGGTTGTGCCGCACCGATGAAGAATGCCGATCTGGAGAATGCCCAGTCTTCTTTCGCGGCAGCGAAAATGGACCCTGTCGTCGTTAAAAACGCCCCCCTGGGGTTACAGACGGCCGAAACGTCCCTGCAGACGGCCGAAAGTCTGTGGAAGGCCGATGCCGAACCGGCCGACGTCAGCCACCACGCCTATCTTGCCCTGCAACGCACGGCCATCGCCAGGGAGACGGCCCTTCAAAAGTTAGCCGAAGAGCGTATCGAGGCGGCCAGCAGCGACCGCGCCAAGGTCCTCCTTGAGGCCCGAACCAGCGAGGCCGAACTGGCCGAAAGACGTGCCCGGGAGTCGGCAATGGAAGCCCGGGAAGCGACCCAGTCCGCAGAACTGGCCCGCCAGGAGGCGCAGAAACAGACCGCTCTTCTTGCTGTCAAAACGACGGAGGCCGAGCAGGCCGCAGCCGAGATGAGGGCTGCCGAAATGCGCGCCAAAGAGCTTGAGGCCGAAGTCGCCCAGTTGCAGGCGATTAAATCCGACCGCGGCCTGGTCATTACCCTCGGGGACGTCCTCTTCGATACGGGAAAGGCAGAACTCAAGGGGGGAGCGGTGGTTACGGTCAGCAAGATCGCCGACTTCATGAAAACCTACCCGAAGCGGAAATTGCTGGTGGAAGGCTTTACCGACAGCGTTGGGTCCGACGCTTTCAACCTTGACCTGTCGGAGCGGCGGGCCAATACGGTGCGTGCCGCATTGATCGCCGCCGGCGTCGAAGCGGAGCGGATTGCCGTGCGCGGCTATGGGGAATCGTTTCCGGTGGCCAACAACGAAACGGCCGTGGGACGGCAGTTGAATCGCCGGGTCGAAGTCATTATCTCCGACGACGACGGGATCATCAAAGAGCGTCGATAA
- a CDS encoding PqiC family protein, which produces MNRWICKGVYPALAGLLFMPLAGCGKPSPPVTYYNLVPTATAAPPSPPTLSDTLAVGVGPVSFPESLERAQIAVRIDEQRLKFSEFHRWSGSLAEDFARVLLEDLSASLPGTARLAIYPWGQYFHPTRRVIIDVRRFDGTPGGEAVLEARWTVSDGEGKILFGSRKSVIRTSAAGDDFLNLVKAQSESVAELAREIALALTGP; this is translated from the coding sequence ATGAATCGATGGATTTGCAAAGGGGTTTACCCGGCGCTGGCCGGGCTTCTCTTTATGCCGCTTGCCGGCTGCGGAAAACCTTCGCCGCCGGTGACTTACTACAACCTGGTCCCGACGGCGACGGCGGCACCGCCATCCCCTCCGACCCTCTCCGACACCCTCGCCGTGGGAGTCGGTCCGGTCTCCTTCCCCGAGTCCCTGGAGCGGGCGCAGATAGCCGTGCGCATCGACGAGCAGCGGCTCAAATTTTCCGAATTCCATCGCTGGAGCGGTTCGCTGGCCGAAGATTTCGCCAGAGTCTTACTTGAGGACCTCTCCGCCTCTCTCCCCGGGACAGCCCGGCTGGCGATCTACCCCTGGGGGCAGTATTTTCATCCGACCCGCCGGGTGATAATCGATGTGCGGCGCTTCGACGGCACCCCAGGTGGAGAAGCGGTCCTGGAAGCCCGCTGGACCGTCTCCGACGGCGAGGGGAAGATCCTCTTCGGGAGCCGCAAATCGGTGATCAGGACCTCCGCCGCAGGGGATGATTTTTTGAATCTGGTGAAGGCGCAAAGCGAGTCGGTCGCCGAACTGGCCCGGGAGATTGCGCTGGCGTTGACAGGTCCGTAA
- a CDS encoding intermembrane transport protein PqiB, with amino-acid sequence MSEELSRYDRMEELPEAEIKPKMGFSIVWLIPILALVIGGWLVYKAWSEKGPVVTLTLKSAEGLEAGKTKVKYKDVDIGQVEEISLSEDISTVIVKLQMQDGAESFLTDRTRFWVVRARVAAGKVSGLGTIFSGAYIGIDPVKEGKPTLEFVGLEEPPLVTTDTPGRLFTLKAAGLGSLDIGSPVYYREIEVGQVVQYGFDESGRAVDIKIFIQTPHDRQVTDNTRFWNASGIDMSLDATGIKVDTQSLISIMLGGIAFDDGSDPLAAEPAAENTAFPLYANKDETTKENYTNQNYFLIYFNQSVRGLSVGSPVEFRGIKLGEVIDIHAVVDDKTRVFRIPVTVAIKPERIHGFGAAAKSTREDLRKYVDRGFRAVLRSGNLVTGQLFVDLDFFPDDPPRELTFEGTYPVIPSRTTEIKEITESIAEIVKKFEKIPIDEIGADLQRTILATTATMNRIERLAGRFDAETVPAMTEALESLRSTLADLEAGLGSDSPVNFQLREALGDFSEMTRSLRGLTDYLERHPESLIFGKEGDQP; translated from the coding sequence ATGAGTGAAGAGCTTTCCCGGTACGACCGGATGGAGGAGCTGCCTGAGGCGGAGATCAAACCGAAAATGGGGTTTTCCATCGTCTGGCTGATCCCCATTTTGGCCCTCGTCATCGGCGGCTGGCTGGTTTACAAGGCCTGGTCGGAAAAAGGGCCGGTGGTCACCCTCACCCTCAAGAGCGCCGAAGGGCTGGAGGCGGGAAAGACCAAGGTCAAGTACAAGGACGTCGATATCGGCCAGGTCGAGGAGATCTCCCTCAGCGAGGATATTTCGACGGTGATCGTCAAGCTGCAGATGCAGGATGGCGCCGAATCCTTTTTGACCGACCGGACCCGTTTCTGGGTGGTCCGGGCGCGGGTCGCCGCGGGCAAGGTTTCGGGGCTGGGGACGATCTTTTCCGGAGCCTACATCGGCATCGATCCGGTCAAAGAGGGGAAACCGACCCTGGAATTTGTCGGTCTCGAAGAGCCTCCCCTGGTGACGACAGACACCCCCGGGCGCCTCTTCACGCTCAAGGCTGCCGGACTCGGTTCCCTCGACATCGGCTCGCCGGTCTATTACCGGGAGATCGAAGTCGGTCAGGTGGTTCAATACGGATTCGACGAAAGCGGCCGGGCCGTCGACATCAAAATCTTCATCCAGACGCCGCACGATCGCCAGGTCACCGACAACACCCGCTTCTGGAATGCCAGTGGCATCGACATGAGCCTCGATGCCACCGGCATCAAGGTCGATACCCAGTCCTTGATCTCGATCATGCTCGGCGGCATTGCTTTTGATGACGGGTCCGATCCCCTGGCCGCTGAACCGGCGGCGGAGAACACGGCCTTTCCGCTCTATGCCAACAAGGATGAGACCACCAAGGAGAACTACACCAATCAAAATTATTTCCTGATTTACTTCAATCAATCGGTGCGGGGTTTGAGTGTCGGCTCCCCCGTCGAATTCCGGGGGATCAAGCTCGGCGAAGTGATCGACATTCATGCCGTTGTCGATGACAAGACCCGGGTTTTCCGCATCCCGGTCACCGTAGCCATCAAACCGGAACGGATTCACGGGTTCGGGGCGGCGGCGAAATCGACCCGGGAGGACCTGCGCAAATATGTCGATCGAGGGTTCCGGGCCGTATTGCGCAGCGGCAACCTGGTGACCGGTCAACTCTTCGTCGATCTCGACTTTTTCCCCGACGACCCGCCGCGGGAACTGACCTTCGAGGGGACATACCCGGTGATTCCTTCGCGGACGACGGAAATCAAGGAAATAACCGAGAGCATTGCCGAGATCGTCAAGAAATTCGAAAAGATACCCATTGATGAAATCGGCGCGGATCTGCAGCGGACGATCCTGGCGACGACGGCGACCATGAACCGGATCGAGCGTCTGGCCGGCCGGTTTGATGCCGAGACCGTCCCCGCCATGACCGAGGCGCTCGAATCCCTCCGATCGACCCTGGCCGATCTGGAAGCCGGGCTCGGCAGCGACTCGCCGGTCAACTTCCAGCTGCGCGAGGCGCTGGGGGATTTCTCCGAGATGACCCGGTCGCTCCGGGGACTGACCGATTACCTCGAACGGCACCCTGAATCATTGATCTTCGGAAAAGAGGGAGACCAGCCATGA
- a CDS encoding paraquat-inducible protein A, with product MSPAPLTAREANLIGCRLCHLLIPMPKEPGHCPRCGARLHQRQPNSIARSWALLIAAMILYLPANLLPITISSSLGTSQSDTILSGVLYLLNSGSWAIALVIFVASLFVPLMKMVILVFLLVSVHRRSRWRPKDRTRLYRLTELVGRWSMVDIYVVTIMVALVRLGALANVDAGPGAAYFAAVVILTMFAAESFDPRLIWDRMEDCDE from the coding sequence ATGAGTCCTGCGCCCCTGACCGCCCGAGAAGCGAATCTGATCGGCTGCCGCCTCTGCCATCTCCTTATCCCGATGCCGAAGGAGCCCGGACACTGCCCGCGCTGCGGTGCCCGGCTCCATCAGCGGCAGCCCAACAGCATCGCCCGCTCCTGGGCCCTGCTGATCGCCGCCATGATCCTTTACCTTCCGGCCAATCTGTTGCCGATCACCATCTCTTCGTCGCTGGGGACCAGCCAGTCCGATACGATCCTGAGCGGGGTCCTCTACCTGCTGAATTCCGGGTCCTGGGCCATTGCCCTGGTGATTTTTGTCGCCAGCCTCTTTGTCCCGCTGATGAAGATGGTGATCCTGGTCTTTTTGCTGGTGTCCGTGCACCGACGGTCCCGCTGGCGTCCGAAAGACCGCACCCGGCTCTACCGCCTGACCGAACTGGTCGGACGCTGGTCGATGGTGGATATCTACGTGGTGACGATCATGGTGGCGCTGGTCCGGCTGGGAGCCCTGGCCAACGTCGATGCCGGCCCCGGAGCCGCCTATTTTGCCGCCGTGGTGATCCTCACCATGTTCGCCGCAGAGAGTTTTGATCCCCGGTTGATCTGGGACCGAATGGAGGATTGTGATGAGTGA
- a CDS encoding paraquat-inducible protein A, with translation MKSLMACHECDLLQRIPPVSEGRVALCSRCGAVLFRPKRNSLDRTIALNLTGILLYAVAVSFPFLALKTQGFVREAALLTGMKVLYQQGMSGLALVVVLTCILFPLIEMLSLLYILLPLKFGGTLPGAARLFHSVQVLKPWGMMEVFMLGILVSMVKLAKMATIIPGTALWAFVLLIFVLAGSAVSLDSHLVWEKLDRRP, from the coding sequence ATGAAATCCCTGATGGCCTGTCACGAGTGCGACCTGTTGCAGCGCATTCCCCCGGTTTCCGAGGGGCGGGTGGCGCTGTGCAGCCGCTGCGGCGCGGTCCTCTTTCGCCCCAAACGCAACAGCCTCGACCGGACCATCGCCTTGAACCTGACCGGAATCCTTCTCTATGCGGTGGCGGTCAGCTTCCCCTTTCTGGCCTTGAAGACCCAGGGGTTCGTCCGGGAGGCCGCTCTGCTCACCGGCATGAAGGTCCTTTACCAGCAGGGGATGAGCGGACTGGCCCTGGTGGTCGTCCTCACCTGCATCCTCTTCCCGCTGATTGAGATGCTCAGCCTCCTCTACATCCTCCTCCCCCTCAAATTCGGGGGGACGCTGCCGGGGGCCGCCCGTCTGTTTCACTCGGTCCAGGTGCTCAAACCCTGGGGGATGATGGAGGTGTTCATGCTCGGCATCCTGGTGTCGATGGTCAAACTGGCCAAGATGGCCACCATCATCCCCGGGACAGCCCTGTGGGCCTTCGTTCTCCTGATCTTCGTGCTGGCGGGGTCAGCCGTCAGCCTCGATTCCCATCTGGTGTGGGAGAAACTGGACCGCCGCCCATGA